The DNA window CAGTAATTAGGTAATAtagttgcttttttttttttttttatgtaaagaGAACTAGTAACGAAAATGATGGAATCATTACTTTTACAAGCATCATTATTTTTTCTCCAATAGATGCAATCTTTCTAATTTCAGTAATATTAAACTTGCTATAGGTTGACAAAAAGAAATATTTGACATATTTGTGATTAAgtctattgtaaaaaaaaaaaagttgcaatgtaagtttaatttaaaataaaaggattttcaaaaaattttaagTTTACATGTTAAAATTTCAATCAAGACATGATATTTCCTTTTACTTAGTGAATTATTGGATATTTTGTATCAATCAGCCATATTGGTTATGCATCGTATGTCAGACAAGACGAACGTTAATCATATAAGAAATATAAAACGAtctgattattcacaaaataaaaggAGATGTCAATTATTAGTATAAAAAAATTAGTGAATAAAGACCTTGAAATATTAAAGATAAGAGAACATGTTGGCGATGTCTTTCATCTTTTTCTAAGAACCACTAAATGTGAACCTAGTGACATTGAGGTGAAAATCCATTTGGATCTAACATACTGTCTTGGATAATTCCCAACAAATATTCTAAAGTCGGCCACCAGGTCCAGAGAAACGTGATGCCGGTGGAGCCGATCGATATGGTTAAGTATGACAGGGAGAAAGCTGGTGGGTACTAATTTTTTGTATAGTCTGAAGAAAGTTGAGGAGGTGGAggcattaattttatatatatatatatatatatatatatatatatatatatatatatatatatatatatatatatatatatatatatatatatatatatatattacatttctTCGCATTATTTTTAACAGATGTCTTCAAGTCAACTCTACTTTAGatcaataattatttattaataatataaaaaatcatctaaaataacaaaatatgaatattttaacaaataaaaaatattttaaatataattaaatatagaaTAACGTGTAATAAATGGAATTAGTCCTCCTAACTTATGGCAAAATCAGAGAATGTAAAACACACAGTTACTGCAACATAGGGCAACATACCATATGATTTGTCCCTTTCAACTTGAGAAAAAGTGGTTGCATTTTCACCTACGTGGCAAACCAACATTGATTGTATTATTTCATGACACACAAATTCAAAGGCTACAAGACAACCTTACCCTACATCATCAATAAACCTCTAAGGCTCTAACTACCTTGGAATTCACTACCACATATTTTTCTCTTCATATCTCAAATTCACATAAAAATTAACGTGAGTCTCATAGATAATATCTACACAGTTACACAATGGTATAATCCATAAAAAAATACAACAATGTATGCTAACCtctcaaaaaaataaattttaataatttccaaaatatagcaattaatttttttttataaaaattagtgTCCTGTATGTTGAATAGAATTGCATCaagtagaaaaataataataataataaatttattgtgaaaataagatgatatGTTTGGGAAGGTAAATATTGAATATAGAGAACAAATGGTAAATGACAAGAACAATGTGATCCATAGAGACATTAAGGTTATGGTCATTCTTTTATGGTTAATCTCCAACATTCAAACCTCATCTAAAAAGATAGGAATGAAGCTTTCCTTGGCTTAGCTTTCATTTTCATTATCTACATTTGGTCACATTAAAATGGGGATGCCCCAATTGGTCATGGAAGACACATCATACATTAGTATATAGCATTGTCATTTGATTCTTCATTGTATACCAATGTCTACCTCTTCAATAAACGGCTTTAGTCTTTCTTCTTTGTCCCCTGCCAAAACTTCTATCAAAAGAACCACATTGAGACCTTTGGTTTTCGCATCTCTTaactcttcttcttcatcatcttcttcctcgactTTCCCTTCTCTTATTCAAGACAAGACGGTTTTCGCTTCATCGTCTCCTATCATCACCCCAGTTTTGGTATATATATCAAATGATTAATACTCTTACGAATTGAAATTGCTTATGTTATTCTATTTGCGATTTTACTTatgttaatttatttctttttaatgtcGTATTTGGATTGAAGTGTCTCTTATATACTCATGATAATACATTTCTCAACAACGTTATTTCGAAAGTTTCTATCATTTTATTTATTGTCTTTAAAATATGTAAATTACCCAAAATTCTATTTGCATTTTGGATCAAAATGTGTTTAGTTGCCATGCATTAATTATGGCAATTAGGTGATCATGTGTTTAAAAATCTAATAGTGTACACTTATGAGGTGAATTTGACTGCtacttgttttattttgattttataaagTATAGTTTCACATGTAAAATTGGTAAGTTTAGTTAGGTTTAAGGGACAAATGTGGGCCACGTATTTATTCATGTATTGGACGTGTCATCAATCAGAACCATACAACTAATcaatttttattagaaaaaaaaatataccaaaaaataaaaactatatattAGGTGAATTTGCATTGTATATGGACCAAGGAAGTGTGTTAGTTAAGTCATAAGTGGATTCTATAAAACAGCAAATTCAAACTACTATAGAAGAAAAGGTCCATTCACAACCATGATTTCCAATTCAATTTTTCTCAAACATTATACTactatttatttactttatttaattgTAAATGTTATTATCTTTTTGCTATGAGAATTCCAAATATTACTGTCCTTTAGTATTCCATATTTTTCATATGTATCAAAGTGACACACTAAAAGTTGACTCTGTGTTTATaattatagaaaataaataaattactttttatttctcatttattttctAGAGTGAGTTATAATTATTTGTTTCAACTAACacatatttcttttattattttttttaaatatattaagagAGAAGAAATGGGAAAGGGCTATGAAGAAGCTATTGAAGAACTCCAAAAATTGTTGAGGTAAATCTCACACACTTTCTCCAATTAGAATATATAACTAATACTATTTAATATATAGTATAAGTAGTTCAGAGTAAAAAATATGGATTTTTGTTAAGTTTACTTTTAGAATTTATCACTCTACAAGGAGATTTTTTATCTTAAATTgaccttaataaaataaattcatgtaTCTAAATAAAACTCTAAAATATACTATACCTCAAACACATACAATACTGATAGTATTGacacaaataataattttaaaaaataaataaataaattgaacgtAATCACATATGTTAGTATTCGCACAAACACGTGTTGGACAACAACTATTCAAAGGTGTCGATGTTACATAATATCTTATTGTATGATATTTCAAATACAGGGAGAAGACTGATCTGAAAGCCACAGCAGCTGAGAAGGTTGAGCAAATCACAGCTCAATTGGGAACAACATCATCATCTGATGGCATTCCAAAATCTGAAGCCTCAGAAAGGATCAAAACTGGTTTCCTTCACTTCAAGAAAGAGAAATATGAGTTAGTAACTAAAACTTTACCTTTATAATTAGTTATATCCTTAATTTCTTCTAGCTTAAGCTTTCTTATTCAATTTCATTATCATTTTCTTCCACAGCAAGAATCCAGCTTTGTATGGTGAACTTGCCAAAGGCCAGGCCCCTCCGGTATGTTGTGACCACAGCTCTATAGAACAAAACCCTTTTGAATTTAGATTTAGACCTTAGTTTTCTTGAAGCCTAACGTTctcttattttgtttttctttttcagtatATGGTGTTTGCATGCTCAGACTCAAGAGTCTGCCCATCTCATGTGCTAGATTTCCAGCCAGGAGAAGCCTTTGTGGTCAGAAATGTTGCTAACTTGGTCCCACCATATGACCAGGTTTGTTTTTCAATTGTAATCGGAAAAAACGCATCTTTTTGACTTGTACGATACCAAGAAACGTGACACGACACTGACACATGAACACATATTATAATTTTGAATAATGAAAATGACCTAATGTAATCGAATGAATCAATTTCTTACCAGTGTTCACATACTAGACACACGATTATAATTGATAACACATGTATGCATATATTTTCTCAATACAATTATACCAAAAGTAATATATTTGTTTTACTATGCTATATACAGGCAAAATTTGCTGGAACTGGTGCTGCAATTGAGTATGCAGTTCTGCATCTCAAGGTATATATATTACAAAACAAATGAACTCATTAAACAAAATTTTATGTATAGTAAGAAAATTTGATAAATTGAGAATAATATTTAATctaacaaatttttatttttctataggTTTCCAACATTGTTGTCATTGGACACAGTGCTTGTGGTGGTATTAAGGGACTTTTGTCCTTTCCATTTGATGGAAACTACTCCACGTAAGTCTTTTTTTCTTTGCATCAACAATGAATGTAGTATAAACTATCTCTATAACAAAAGATGAAATAAAGTTATAAATTGTAACTTTTCAAAAACTATCATGGAGAGCTTATAAGCTAAAACCTCTTTATCAACATGTGATAAACTGTTTTCATAAGAAGTGTTTATACTGGtagataaactcaaataagttAACACAA is part of the Vicia villosa cultivar HV-30 ecotype Madison, WI linkage group LG2, Vvil1.0, whole genome shotgun sequence genome and encodes:
- the LOC131652736 gene encoding carbonic anhydrase, chloroplastic-like isoform X2, yielding MSTSSINGFSLSSLSPAKTSIKRTTLRPLVFASLNSSSSSSSSSTFPSLIQDKTVFASSSPIITPVLREEMGKGYEEAIEELQKLLREKTDLKATAAEKVEQITAQLGTTSSSDGIPKSEASERIKTGFLHFKKEKYDKNPALYGELAKGQAPPYMVFACSDSRVCPSHVLDFQPGEAFVVRNVANLVPPYDQAKFAGTGAAIEYAVLHLKVSNIVVIGHSACGGIKGLLSFPFDGNYSTDFIEEWVKIGLPAKAKVKSQHGDAPFGELCTHCEKEAVNVSLGNLLTYPFVREGLVNKTLALKGGYYDFVKGSFELWGLEFGLSSTFSV
- the LOC131652736 gene encoding carbonic anhydrase, chloroplastic-like isoform X1, whose amino-acid sequence is MSTSSINGFSLSSLSPAKTSIKRTTLRPLVFASLNSSSSSSSSSTFPSLIQDKTVFASSSPIITPVLREEMGKGYEEAIEELQKLLREKTDLKATAAEKVEQITAQLGTTSSSDGIPKSEASERIKTGFLHFKKEKYDKNPALYGELAKGQAPPYMVFACSDSRVCPSHVLDFQPGEAFVVRNVANLVPPYDQAKFAGTGAAIEYAVLHLKVSNIVVIGHSACGGIKGLLSFPFDGNYSTDFIEEWVKIGLPAKAKVKSQHGDAPFGELCTHCEKEAVNVSLGNLLTYPFVREGLVNKTLALKGGYYDFVKGSFELWGLEFGLSSTFSVKDVAAILHWKL